The Polyangium mundeleinium genome contains the following window.
GCAGCTCCTCGTGGCCATTTGCGTGACGCCCGCGAGGCCGCTCGTGGAGGTCGCGCCGTGGGTGCCCGCCGATGTGGCCGAGCTCGTCGCGCGCGCGCTCGCCATTCCCGCGGAATCACGGCCGCAAAGTGCCGAGGCGATGCTCTCGGAGCTCGCGCGATTCGTTTCGCCCGACGAGACGCTCCGGGAGGATCTGCTTGCGACCGGCGAGAGGCGCGGGGGGGCCGCTTCGAGCACGCCGCCGAGCACGCCTTCATCGATGTCGACGCCGCGGTTTGTCGTGCCGCCCCCCTCGGAGCGGCCCCTTCGTGGCGACGAGCCGACGGAATTCGCGGGATCCGTCGCGGATCTGGTGCCCTCGGAGGGCCCGCGGTCGGCCGCGCGGTCGGCGGTGCCAAAGCTGCCGACGCGCGTGGGGAGCCGGCACGTGACGGTGGATCCGCGTCGATTCTTGGGGGAGCAGAGCGAGCTCTGGACGCTCTCCCTCGACGTCCACCCCAATCTTTCGAGCTTGATCGCGCGAATCTGGAAAGCCATGCGTCGCGCCGGCGTGAAGGTGCCCCCGATGACGTACGGAAAAGAGTGGATCCTGTTCGAGCCGCGGACGAAGCGGTTCGTCGAGGACGACGTCTGCGAAGGCGGAGCGCGTTTGTCCCTGGAAGCCGCAGGGATCCGGCCGGGTGCGGTGCTCTGGGTGATGACGCCCGAGGGGCGTGGGACGGCGTGATCAGGGGGCGCGGCTTGTCCGCGTGTCCCGGCTCTCCCGCTCCGTGATCGCCTTTCCCCAGGGATACTTCGCCACGAGCGCGCGCCCCTTCTCCCGGAGCGCGCTCGGGAGTTTTCCCCGGCTCGCCAGCGTGAACGCCGAGGCAAACGCCTCGGCGCTCGAGAACCGATCGGCGGGCTTTTTCGCGAGCGCGAGGGCCAGGACGAGGTCCACGTCGCGCGGGAGGTTCGGGACGATGTCCGAGGCGCGCGCCGGCGTCTTGTAGACGATCTCGAACAGGATCTGCGGCGTGTCCGTGCCCGAAAACGGCGGCCTGCCGGTGAGCGCGCGGTACGCGACGGCGCCGAGGGAAAACAGATCGCTGCGCACGTCCGCTTCGATGCCCTGCGCCTGCTCGGGCGACATGTACCCCGGGGTGCCGACGACCGCGGCCTGCGTGAGCGTCCCCTTCGAGCCCTGGAGCTTCGAGACGCCGAAATCGAGGATTTTCCAGGTCGACGCGCCCCCATCCGCCTGCGACAGGAAAAGGTTCTGCGGCTTCAGGTCGCGGTGCACGATCGACGCGGCGTGCGCCGCCGAGAGGCCACGGGCGACCTGTTCGAGGAGCTCCGTGACGCGGGCGAGGTCGAGCTGTTTTTCCTGGCGCAGGTGGTGCGCGAGGTCCTTGCCTTCGAGCAGCTCCATCGCGATGAACGGCGCGCCGTCGTTCGTCGCGCCGACCGCGAAGACGCTGACCACGTGAGGCGATGCGAGCCGCTGCGAGATCTCACCCTCGCGCAGGAAGCGCTCGACGAGCGCCGGATTTTCGAGCCCCGCCGCCGAGAGCAGCTTCACGGCGGCGCGCTCGCCCGTGTCGACATGCGCCGCCGCGTAGACCTCGCCCATCGCGCCGCGGCCGATCAGCTCGGCGAGGCAATACCCGCCCGCGATCGCGCCCGTGTGGCGACCGTCGAGGCCCGCGCCGGCACGCAACGCACGTTCGAGGATGAGGTGCGCTTCGTCGAGCTGCGCCTCGCGCTGGGCCGCGAGCCGGCTCGCCTCGACCGAGCGCTTCATCGCCTCGATCGCCGCGACGCGGCTCGTGCGCGTTTGCCACGCCGCGATCGCAAGGACGCTCGGCACGTAGAGCGTCATGAACAGCCGCGCGTTCGGCGCCGCGTCGGTCGCCCGGAAGAGCCCCACATCGGGCAAGAGGCCGGTCCCCACGAGGATCGCGAGCACGAAGTAGAGCGAGATGGCCACCCCCGCCGCGCCGTACATGAAACGCCGATCGTCGCTCATCCCGAAGACGCTGAAGGCCAGCGTGACGAGCAGCGGCGCCGGCGAGAAGACGCCCAGGTAGTAGATGGTCATGGGCATCATGAGCAGGCACGCGCCCACGAAGATCCGAAGGACGCGGTGCGTGTAGCGGGCCTCGTCCTTGCCGCGCCACCACACCCAGGC
Protein-coding sequences here:
- a CDS encoding serine/threonine-protein kinase, whose protein sequence is MIGETLGQKYKLMSLLGRGGMGAVYEAAHTETGARVAVKVLHHHLAEGEGLRRFRREAQAVSRMQSPHIVRILDTGTDEPSGTLYLVTELLEGEDLQRLIDRIGTLSLRGALGITSQILRGLAAAHAARVVHRDIKPANLFLARGPNGTLTVKILDFGIAKVRAEPLGLGQTTDLTATGNLLGSPLYMSPEQVQNSRDVDHRTDLWSLGCVLYAALAGRAPHQHLSSIGQLLVAICVTPARPLVEVAPWVPADVAELVARALAIPAESRPQSAEAMLSELARFVSPDETLREDLLATGERRGGAASSTPPSTPSSMSTPRFVVPPPSERPLRGDEPTEFAGSVADLVPSEGPRSAARSAVPKLPTRVGSRHVTVDPRRFLGEQSELWTLSLDVHPNLSSLIARIWKAMRRAGVKVPPMTYGKEWILFEPRTKRFVEDDVCEGGARLSLEAAGIRPGAVLWVMTPEGRGTA
- a CDS encoding serine/threonine-protein kinase, whose translation is MAPSGRGTTEGALVEAMEHPPGTDAPPASSAEDPVAFGPKLLDHTSLTSEDPTLIETPSMAGVRRTTPPPSRVSLPPSSRISLPPVSVRTGRISAPGRISASPSILRPTTAGYTMAEALHTEEAARASAFGRVIVILCAFGVVSLPLAPDTIIRLPFSVALVAMGSVGAWVWWRGKDEARYTHRVLRIFVGACLLMMPMTIYYLGVFSPAPLLVTLAFSVFGMSDDRRFMYGAAGVAISLYFVLAILVGTGLLPDVGLFRATDAAPNARLFMTLYVPSVLAIAAWQTRTSRVAAIEAMKRSVEASRLAAQREAQLDEAHLILERALRAGAGLDGRHTGAIAGGYCLAELIGRGAMGEVYAAAHVDTGERAAVKLLSAAGLENPALVERFLREGEISQRLASPHVVSVFAVGATNDGAPFIAMELLEGKDLAHHLRQEKQLDLARVTELLEQVARGLSAAHAASIVHRDLKPQNLFLSQADGGASTWKILDFGVSKLQGSKGTLTQAAVVGTPGYMSPEQAQGIEADVRSDLFSLGAVAYRALTGRPPFSGTDTPQILFEIVYKTPARASDIVPNLPRDVDLVLALALAKKPADRFSSAEAFASAFTLASRGKLPSALREKGRALVAKYPWGKAITERESRDTRTSRAP